One genomic segment of Desulfomicrobium sp. ZS1 includes these proteins:
- a CDS encoding TIGR02285 family protein: MFSKLFRTTLLFLVVSLPCMALAQSRDEVTWMHAEFPPLRITSGPYVGQGVSDMIHELMCRELPAFKHTIVTANLSRTLSWMENGRNVLAVGIIPNSQRDRVMQYSVPCVLVPPVCLVVRAGEQDSLGLGGHVNLRDFIARKRLGVAADRSYGPELDSVLLSSPDLSRVVVNQGSNLFESLFEMLLLGRVDGILAYPFEAVYSARMKNLEDRIFIAPLRESMVPLQGRIAAPRTVWGTAMIDRVNEILLRHRGSPEYRRSLERWITPTVAEDFRGMYDDFLTSD; the protein is encoded by the coding sequence ATGTTTTCGAAATTATTCAGAACTACCCTGCTGTTTTTGGTTGTTTCCTTGCCTTGCATGGCCTTGGCACAATCACGTGATGAAGTGACGTGGATGCATGCCGAATTTCCGCCCCTGCGCATCACCAGCGGTCCTTATGTCGGACAGGGCGTCTCGGATATGATTCACGAACTGATGTGTCGCGAACTGCCCGCCTTCAAGCACACAATTGTAACCGCGAATCTGAGCCGGACTTTAAGTTGGATGGAGAACGGGCGGAACGTTCTGGCTGTGGGCATTATCCCCAATTCGCAGCGCGATCGGGTAATGCAGTATTCCGTGCCGTGCGTTCTGGTTCCTCCGGTCTGTCTCGTGGTCCGGGCCGGTGAGCAGGATTCACTGGGGCTGGGCGGACACGTAAACCTGCGTGATTTCATTGCCCGCAAACGCCTGGGCGTGGCCGCTGACAGGTCGTACGGTCCGGAGCTTGATTCCGTTCTGCTCTCGTCTCCCGATCTGTCACGCGTGGTTGTCAATCAGGGATCAAATCTTTTTGAAAGCCTGTTTGAGATGCTGCTTTTGGGCCGGGTGGACGGGATCCTCGCCTACCCTTTCGAAGCGGTGTACAGCGCACGGATGAAGAACCTGGAAGATCGGATATTTATCGCGCCATTGCGGGAAAGCATGGTCCCCCTGCAGGGCCGCATTGCGGCACCACGCACCGTTTGGGGCACGGCCATGATCGATCGCGTCAACGAAATTCTGCTCCGGCATCGTGGTTCACCCGAGTACAGGCGGTCCTTGGAACGCTGGATTACGCCCACGGTCGCTGAAGATTTCCGGGGCATGTATGATGATTTCTTGACATCAGACTGA
- a CDS encoding fatty acid--CoA ligase gives MNITMHGSQQLLIKNILQAPIQDHPDQEIVYAGTLRFTYAQFRERVARLAAMLLAQGVEAGDTVAVMDYDSHRYLECYFAIPMIGAVMHTINIRLSPEQMVYTIGHAEDDVILVNTDFLPLLEQIKGRLDTVEKFILLSDTGDTPATTLPLAGEYEALLAASTPLQGFPDFDENTRATTFYTTGTTGLPKGVFFSHRQLVLHTLASIAALSSNATQGRFHREDVYMPITPMFHVHAWGIPYMATMLGVKQVYPGRYIPEVLARLIATEKVTFSHCVPTILHMLLSDPKCAQYDLAGWKVIIGGAAMPKAICAAALDRGIDVYTGYGMSETCPILSLAHLSDAELQLDRETQIALRTRTGKALPMVRLRLVDDNGTEVPSDDKTPGALQVRAPWLTSSYLKDESNSKKLWTDGWLNTGDVACRSASGSLRITDRTKDVIKVGGEWISSLELEDIILQHPDVAEAAVIGKPDLRWGETPLALVVPRKGATPQEKEIAQHVKSFVDKGVLPKEAILLKARLVEAIAKTSVGKISKVTMRELYLKDEE, from the coding sequence ATGAACATCACAATGCATGGAAGTCAGCAGCTCCTCATCAAGAACATCCTCCAGGCCCCAATCCAGGACCATCCGGATCAGGAGATCGTCTACGCAGGCACCCTGCGCTTCACCTACGCGCAGTTCCGGGAACGCGTGGCGAGGCTCGCGGCCATGCTGCTGGCCCAAGGCGTCGAGGCCGGCGATACCGTGGCCGTCATGGACTACGACAGCCATCGCTATCTGGAATGCTACTTCGCCATCCCCATGATCGGCGCGGTCATGCACACCATCAACATCCGCCTCTCCCCCGAGCAGATGGTCTATACCATCGGCCACGCCGAGGATGACGTCATTCTCGTCAACACGGATTTCCTGCCCCTGCTGGAACAGATCAAAGGCCGGCTCGACACCGTGGAAAAATTCATCCTGCTCTCGGACACTGGCGACACGCCCGCGACCACCCTGCCCCTGGCCGGTGAATACGAAGCCCTGCTGGCCGCAAGCACGCCCCTGCAGGGCTTCCCGGACTTCGACGAGAACACCCGGGCCACGACCTTCTACACCACCGGCACCACCGGGCTGCCCAAGGGCGTGTTCTTCAGCCACCGCCAGCTCGTCCTGCACACCCTGGCCAGCATCGCGGCGCTGAGTTCGAACGCCACCCAGGGCCGCTTTCACCGCGAAGACGTGTACATGCCCATCACCCCCATGTTCCATGTCCACGCCTGGGGCATCCCGTACATGGCCACCATGCTCGGCGTGAAGCAGGTCTATCCGGGCAGGTACATCCCCGAGGTCCTGGCGCGGCTCATCGCCACCGAAAAGGTGACCTTCAGCCATTGCGTGCCGACCATCCTGCACATGCTCTTGTCCGACCCCAAATGCGCCCAATACGATCTTGCCGGCTGGAAGGTGATCATCGGCGGCGCGGCCATGCCCAAGGCCATCTGCGCGGCGGCCCTGGACCGGGGCATCGACGTCTACACGGGCTACGGCATGTCCGAGACCTGCCCCATCCTGAGCTTGGCGCACCTCTCCGACGCCGAACTTCAGCTTGACCGCGAGACGCAGATCGCCCTGCGCACGCGCACGGGCAAGGCCCTGCCCATGGTCCGCCTGCGTCTGGTGGACGACAATGGGACCGAAGTGCCCAGTGACGACAAGACCCCCGGCGCCCTGCAGGTCCGCGCGCCCTGGCTGACCTCGTCCTACCTGAAAGACGAGAGCAACTCCAAAAAACTGTGGACCGACGGCTGGCTGAACACGGGCGACGTGGCCTGCCGAAGCGCATCGGGCAGCCTGCGCATCACGGACCGCACCAAGGACGTGATCAAGGTCGGCGGGGAGTGGATCAGCTCGCTGGAGCTCGAAGACATCATTTTGCAGCACCCGGATGTGGCCGAGGCCGCGGTCATCGGCAAGCCGGACCTGCGCTGGGGCGAGACCCCGCTGGCCCTGGTGGTGCCCAGGAAAGGCGCGACCCCGCAGGAAAAGGAGATCGCCCAGCACGTGAAGAGCTTCGTGGACAAAGGCGTGCTGCCCAAGGAAGCCATCCTGCTCAAGGCCCGGCTGGTCGAAGCCATCGCCAAGACCAGCGTAGGCAAGATAAGCAAGGTGACCATGCGCGAGCTGTATCTGAAGGATGAGGAATGA
- a CDS encoding zinc metalloprotease HtpX, with the protein MHQTAIDPARFSSHRGMNRFQTLLLLGLMTGYAGLVSWLLWGVDGLWFVLIWGAVLVFLSPQLSARWVLKMYNARPIPVDQAPQYHQALHVLADRANLQAPPSLWWVPSPTVNAFAVGRKEASAIAVTDGLLRSLSPRELVAVLAHETAHIAHGDLIVMNLADVISRLTSAMSFVGLVFIFLSLPQALAGGEVDWWPLFLLAVAPQVNLLAQLGLSRTREFDADLTAARLTDDPQGMASALVKLERIERGFLRRFFFPGQGVPMPSWLRTHPTNTERVQRLLDLQRNAPSPWSSDYMFEPPSFPHVRIRQRPRGGWWGYWY; encoded by the coding sequence ATGCATCAGACTGCCATAGATCCCGCGCGTTTCTCCTCCCACCGGGGGATGAATCGCTTTCAGACGCTGCTTCTGCTCGGCCTCATGACGGGCTACGCGGGATTGGTGAGCTGGCTGTTGTGGGGAGTGGACGGGCTATGGTTCGTTCTGATCTGGGGGGCGGTGCTGGTCTTCCTTTCACCGCAACTCTCCGCGCGCTGGGTGCTCAAAATGTACAATGCCAGGCCCATTCCCGTGGACCAGGCTCCCCAATACCATCAGGCGCTGCACGTTCTGGCGGACCGAGCAAACCTACAGGCGCCGCCCAGCCTGTGGTGGGTGCCAAGCCCCACGGTCAACGCCTTTGCCGTCGGCCGCAAGGAAGCCTCGGCCATCGCGGTGACCGACGGGCTGCTGCGCAGTCTCTCACCACGCGAACTGGTCGCGGTTCTGGCGCATGAAACCGCGCACATCGCCCACGGCGACCTCATCGTCATGAATCTGGCCGACGTCATCTCGCGTCTGACCTCGGCCATGAGCTTTGTGGGCCTCGTGTTCATCTTCCTGTCCCTACCCCAGGCTCTGGCCGGAGGCGAGGTGGATTGGTGGCCCCTCTTTCTGCTGGCGGTCGCGCCGCAGGTGAATCTGTTGGCCCAACTCGGCCTGTCCCGCACCCGCGAATTCGACGCGGACCTGACCGCCGCCCGACTGACCGACGATCCGCAGGGCATGGCCTCGGCCCTGGTCAAACTGGAAAGGATCGAACGCGGATTCCTGCGCCGGTTCTTCTTCCCTGGGCAAGGCGTGCCCATGCCGTCCTGGCTGCGCACTCACCCCACCAACACGGAACGCGTCCAACGCCTGCTGGACCTGCAACGCAACGCACCCAGTCCGTGGTCCAGCGATTATATGTTCGAGCCACCTTCCTTCCCGCATGTCCGGATACGGCAACGCCCCCGAGGTGGATGGTGGGGATACTGGTACTGA